gcatttctatatcaataataaaaaatttatacaattatcaaatacttTTAAATCCTTATAAGCTTATTTAGGGAAtaggattataaaaatcatttctgaaaagaaattattcccaaaacaaaatgattaccaAATGTATTCTAatcatctcttctttttcctttagggTCACTAGCTTAATATATATTGCCACCAACATTCAAAGACATTTGATCCTAGCATTGCCACCTCGATAGCAATTAGAAAACACGATCTCCCTGCTCTCTCTAAATCTAGATTCTAGATTTGACATTGCCTCGGTAGTGCTCGCCTCTATCTAGAATCTCTTGCAACGAGTTGCAATGAGGTCGTGGGATCAGGGCATTACTAATGAGATTTACCGTGGCGGTGGTTATGTCTATAGTTGTAGTTGTAAAATTTAGAATGTTGGgatgatacttaagtgattgCCGTGATGTTTATTGAGGATGAAGGTGGCAGAGAGGCGATAGTGACTTGATGGTGGAATGGAGAGATCACAATGGACGGCAAGTGGTTGGCGATGGTGGTGCAACTATGGCTTTGATGGCAGCGGGGCGGCACAACCGTGATATGTTTCCAAATGCAATTACAAAAATATGGGTGTCTATATGTCCTTGATCCCATTACAAGATGCATTTTAGTAggatttaacaaaaaaattcaaaagatggAGTTATGGTGAGCGAATGGCTTAAAACTTTCTTCAAAGTTCAAACTACGAATTGTATCacactaaattaatatattgaaaattaaattattaaattaccGAATctcgaaaatagaaaagaagaaaaagaagaagaagacaaaacggtaaaaaaaatgcaacttcTTTAGTAGAATGGGAATGATGGCCTTGTTTTGTGTCTTTTTCCcctattagagagagagagagaaacttccATTGtccattttcaagttttattaTGTTTAGGAATAGCGAGTTGAATAATTTCTTAATTCACAcaataaataatcaattaagCTTAGTTATGAGATTTTGTGACCAGATTTGAAAAACTAATATGGATGAATTCAAGAACAACAACCAAATAATGAGATGATAGCACGAGATGCTTCAAACACCATATCAAGCTTTCGataaactttgatttttggcTAGCCTAGCACTAATTCTTCAATATATTTCTTGCTAAACTTAGCCTCCAAGTAGGTGGCAAATACAATATCCATGAGTCTTACTGGTCTCTTGATATTTCGAAAATCGGGCTCATcaaatatttacattttgaccccaGTATACAATTCTTataaggaaaaatgacacaaattatCTTTCAACTTTTGTCCAATATGCTATGTCATTcctatacttttaatttttacaaTGTTGTTCCTAAATCTTGATATAATGCTTTGTTCAAATATGCAATGTCATCCGTGAACTTTAATTTGTTCAGtataatttatgaactttgatttaatgttcaatgtagttcttgaacttttaaaaaatttcatatattcaatGGGTTACCTTGAACGTTTATTCATAGTTTATGGATAACATGAACGAATAAAAAATCTAAGGATGGCATTGCACACCAAACTAAAATCCATAGATTGCATTGACTTGATTAAAGAAGTTCGGAGATGATATTGCACATCAAATCAAACTTCAGAAACCATACGTGCCATTATCTCTTCTTCTAATAAGTGGCAATCCGAATGGCCCGATTAAACCGTTGTATTGGATTGGGGGTGTACTTCTATATTTGGTGACatccttaaagatcaaaatcaagaaacccCCAGCCAATTTTCCCAGTGGAGATCCAAGCAAATTCCTCGAGTATGGTATACATAGTTGACAACCTAAATCCCTTGAGAACACACATCCTCCAAACAATGCAACAACTTCCCAGAGTACATATGAGAGCATTACCAAGCACACATACATTCTCCATTTATGTCATTACCCCTTCTTCTAATAAGCAGCAATCTCCGAGTGCCCCAATTAGTCATTCCAATCAGAACGGGGTTATACTTCCATTTTCAATCAACCAAATTCCTATATCGGCACACATCCCATATGGACAAACGTCTTCTACAGGAAGCAACAGCTTAAACAATCAAATTCTTAGATGGACACAAATCCAGTGACAGCTTAAACAACCATTTCCACATGGATACAAATGCTCTATTAGATGCAACGGTTTTTAAGTATGTTGCCAAAGTACATATGAGAGCATTTCCAAGCACATACACATTTTTCCATTTGTGCcatgtccctttttttttaataagcgGCGACCTGAGTGGCCTAATTGGTCAATCCTATTGGAATGAGGGTGTACTTCAAAATTCGATTTGCCAATTTCCCATATATGAACACACATTCTATATATAAGGCGACAGTTTAGACAACTAATTTCCCTATTATGGGCACACATCCCATTTGGACGCCATCTATATAAAGCGCTGTTTATAAGTGACCTATAGTAAGCAAAAAGCATCACATACCTCTCTACCAAATTATTGCCGGAGTACTTATGAAAGCATTTCCAAAGCACATACTCATTCTCCACTCTTGCCATGACCCCTCATTCTACTAAGCGGCAACGCACGTGGCCCGAATAGTTAATCGAATCCTGTATTCGACCGcccaaaatttcatatatgaatGCGCGTATATGGACATACATCCTCCATAAGATGCCAAGACCCCTCATTTTACTAAGTGGCAACCCGAGTAGCCCAAACAGTCAATGGAATCCGATCCGGGGGTTTACATTTCCCCATGAAAACTCAATAGAAAAGCAGCAGCCTCAACGACCAAATTCTCCTATGGACACATCCTCCATGCAAGGCAAAAACAGCTTTAGGCATGTTGCCAAAGTTGTTGGAACCAACATAATGACAATAAACTTTGGAAACTTTGAATAAGAACACTAGAAATTTGAGGGAGAAATTTGTATTGAGAATGCTTTTATCTTATTTGTGTCTTCGTGGACTATGGCTTGTGGCTTGATTTACAACTCACGACTTCATCCCTTTTTATAGGAATTGAAGTTTACAAATACCAATGATTACATAACAACCCATAAATGTCAATGATGAGAATTTAATGACTAAAGAAAAAGTCTCATTCATGTAATCATAAATACAATCAAAATGCACAATAAATTAATTGAAGTTTCCAATAACTTTCATTATTCAAATCCATATAGCTTACACATCCAGAGGGCATTCCACCCCCCTCCCCCCACCCCACGGCCAGGCCCCCACGGCCAGACCACCACCACACCATTCCCAAGGTCCATTAATTTCAAAAGTGAACGGGTGTCACATTtgctaaaaaatttcaatggagGGTCAAATAATAAGGGGGACAAATCGGTCAAATTGGTCAAATCGGACCTGAAAGAAAACGAAGTCAAGTAAGAAGCGAATAAGTTTTAGggagaaatttttgtatttcttcaaTTGTATTCCATGTATAGATTTCAATAATTATAAACACGATCAAAATCCACAATAAAGTAACTAAAGTCTTCAATAACTTCCATTCTTCAAATCCATGTAACTCACTATAAAGTTTTTATGACTCTTTCAATGCTTGCAAATTTCTCATCCAATAATCGTCATCcgataattaattttattttatttaaagaaaactacACATTTGGAGGGGGGAGGACCACCACCACAACATTCCCATGCAGGTCCATCAATTTCAATGGAGGGTCAAATTATAAGGAGGGGACAAATTGGTCAAATCGGTCAAATAGGACATGAAAGAAAACGAAGTGAAGTAAGAAGCGAATAAGttttagagagaaattttttgtatttcttcaaTTGTATGTATAGATCTCAGTTTAATCCCTACAAATCGATCCAATATCTCAATTTAATCCCTAATTTAGTACAAGATTATAGTCTTTTGTATTTCTTCAACTGTACTCAATGTACAGATTCCCGGCATATCTTCCGGACTCCCGAGCATATCTTCCGACAGACCCATGGTTAAAGATGGTAAGCAGTAAGCAGCAGGTAAAAAAGTGGCCTATATAAAccaccctccctctctctctctcttctcaccacaccctcctcgtcctcctccgtCCTCCGTCCTCCGCCCTTCTCCGCCGCTACAGCAACAGCCACTATCTCTACAGTCTCCTCACTACCATGGCCGTTTCGACCGACGACCTGTTCAGCGTCCTGGGGCCTGACGCCGGCCCTTCGCACGCCGTCCTCAGCCTCCAGCTCGCCACCTGCTTCGTCCTCTTCGCTGCCATTTTCGCCTTCTGGCTATCGCCCGGCGGCCTCGCATGGGCCCTCTCGAAGGCACGCCCCTCCAACAGCGGCGGCGTGTCGGTTTCCCTGCCGGGCCCGTCCGGCGTCCCGTCCTCGGCCTCGTCTTCGCCTTCACCGGGTCGCTCACGCACCGGGTCCTCGACGAGCTCTCGAGGAGCTCCGGGGCCAGGAAGCTGATGGCGTTCTCGGTGGGGCTCACCCGCTTCGTCATCTCGAGCGAGCCCGAGAGCGCCAGAGAGATGCTGAGCAGCTCGGCCTTCGCGGACCGCCCCGTGAAGGAGTCGGCGTACGAGCTCCTGTTCCACCGGGCGATGGGGTTCGCCCCCTACGGCGAGTACTGGCGCAACCTGAGGAGGATCTCCGCGACTCACCTGTTCAGCCCCAGGAGGATCGCCGCGTCCGGGAAGTCCCGGGCCCGGATAGGGCTCCAGATGGTGGGGGACATCAGGGCCCTCATGGAGGAGCGCGGCGAGGTCGGGGTGAGGAAGGTGCTGCACTTGGGCTCCCTCAACAACGTGATGTCCACAGTGTTCGGGCGGTCCTACGACTTCGGCGACCGCAATGGCGGCGGTGGAGTCGAGCTGGAGCGCCTGGTGAGCGAAGGGTACGAGCTACTGGGCGGGTTCAACTGGGGCGACCACTTCCCGCTGCTGCGCTCCCTGGACTTGCAGGGCGTGAGGAGGAGGTGCCGCCGGCTCTGCGAGAAGGTGAACGCCTTCGTAGGGGCGATCGTCGAGGACCACAGGATGAGGAGGCTTAAGGTTGAGAGGAGCGACGAGGAGGACGAGAACGCCGGAGATTTCGTCGACGTCCTGCTCGACTTACAGAAGGAGAACCGTCTCAGCGACTCCGACATGATTGCCGTTCTGTGGGTAAGTCGTCCTTTTTGACCGCTTTCCAGGTTTGAGTTATCATACATAGCTTGCTTTTGCTCCATTTTTCTACCAGGAAGAACCGTATGTTTCCATATTAGTGTTAAAACTATTTCATGGTCTGGAAGTACATGCGATTGGAAAACTTTGTGGTCGGGATATTTTTGGCGTCAGATGCGTTTCCTAggttgttttcttctcttttctttttcatgcgGGAATGCTTTGTAGTTTGTCCTGGCGAGAGCCTCCTTTTGTTTGTTCAGGGTTCATTGTGGGTGGATGCTTTGCATATTGCATTTCGCTCTggttttttttgttggttttattttgtttttgggttgTTGTCGGGGACGTCCCAAGGTGTTGGGAATCTGAATATTTTTGCCCCCCATCACCACCTTTTTATCTTATTCTCATTCCTTATCCATCTCGGTTTATCTGCTGGGGCATGttccttttgctttgctttgttaCTTCCCTGCTGGCGATCTCGTATGGGGGCAGCATTGCGAGGACGGATTTGGACAAATTTGGAGAGCCAATCTTTGCTCGATGAAAGCGAAAAGTtgaaatctttttccttttgttgtggTGTTATTTTCGATCAGGAGATGATCTTTAGAGGCACTGATACGGTGGCCATCC
The nucleotide sequence above comes from Eucalyptus grandis isolate ANBG69807.140 chromosome 2, ASM1654582v1, whole genome shotgun sequence. Encoded proteins:
- the LOC104420933 gene encoding LOW QUALITY PROTEIN: cytochrome P450 78A5 (The sequence of the model RefSeq protein was modified relative to this genomic sequence to represent the inferred CDS: inserted 1 base in 1 codon), giving the protein MAVSTDDLFSVLGPDAGPSHAVLSLQLATCFVLFAAIFAFWLSPGGLAWALSKARPSNSGGVSVSLPGPSGXPVLGLVFAFTGSLTHRVLDELSRSSGARKLMAFSVGLTRFVISSEPESAREMLSSSAFADRPVKESAYELLFHRAMGFAPYGEYWRNLRRISATHLFSPRRIAASGKSRARIGLQMVGDIRALMEERGEVGVRKVLHLGSLNNVMSTVFGRSYDFGDRNGGGGVELERLVSEGYELLGGFNWGDHFPLLRSLDLQGVRRRCRRLCEKVNAFVGAIVEDHRMRRLKVERSDEEDENAGDFVDVLLDLQKENRLSDSDMIAVLWEMIFRGTDTVAILLEWILARMVLHPDIQAKAQSEIDAAIGSARPVEDSDLPRLPYLRAIVKETLRVHPPGPLLSWARLAVQDTHVGGHFVPAGTTAMVNMWAITHDEAVWPDPEEFKPERFVAGDGGEFPIMGSDLRLAPFGAGRRVCPGKAMGLATVELWLAQLLQSYKWVGSDRGVDLSERLKLTMEMKQSLVCRAIHRRLQV